In a genomic window of Hippoglossus stenolepis isolate QCI-W04-F060 chromosome 17, HSTE1.2, whole genome shotgun sequence:
- the zcchc17 gene encoding nucleolar protein of 40 kDa, with amino-acid sequence MSDSDGQAREPAGLEGLPPLYSIAKGEVVSVQTYGAFVRLPGYKKEGLVHVSEMSASRVESASEIVDVGEQVWIKVIGKEIRDEKVKMSFSMKAVNQGTGRDLDPNNVNAEQDARRRKMFRDQTGNRITLEAVLNTTCAKCGCKGHFTKDCFSAPGLQYALLPEEEAGEPRQQQQQQPSTAALRPDSDKKKKKKKEKKMKKRKREKKESESDSSHSSECKTKKRRHDPTHDKDDKKKKKHKKHKSHKHS; translated from the exons ATGTCTGACAGTGATGGTCAAGCACGTGAGCCCGCTGGATTGGAAGGTCTGCCACCACTGTACAGCATTGCCAAGGGTGAAGTGGTTTCTGTGCAAACCTATGGAGCTTTTGTTCGACTGCCAGGATACAAGAAGGAAG gcCTGGTTCATGTGAGTGAGATGTCGGCCTCACGGGTTGAGAGCGCCTCCGAAATTGTCGATGTGGGTGAACAGGTGTGGATTAAAGTCATTGGGAAAGag ATTCGTGATGAGAAGGTGAAGATGTCCTTCTCAATGAAAGCTGTCAATCAGGGAACAGGGCGGGACCTGGACCCCAATAATGTCAATGCCGA gCAGGATGCGAGGCGACGTAAGATGTTCAGAGACCAAACTGGCAACAGGATCACACTGGAGGCTGTGCTCAACACAACGTGTGCAAAGTGCGGCTGCAAAG GTCACTTTACAAAGGACTGTTTCTCTGCTCCGGGCTTGCAGTACGCTCTTTTGCCtgaagaggaggctggagagccacggcagcaacaacagcagcagccctcAACAGCTGCTCTTAGGCCAGACtcagacaaaaagaagaagaaaaagaag gagaagaaaatgaagaagaggaagagggagaagaaggagtcGGAGAGcgacagcagccacagcagcgaGTGCAAAACCAAGAAGAGGCGTCACGACCCCACTCATGACAAAGacgacaagaagaagaagaaacataaGAAACATAAATCTCACAAACAcagctaa
- the snrnp40 gene encoding U5 small nuclear ribonucleoprotein 40 kDa protein: MIEQKKRAADMAVVPAAAKRPRTELVAAAQSQQLVAMGPPRSSSLQAPIMLMSGHEGEVYCCKFHPNGATLASSGFDRLILMWNVYGDCENYATLKGHSGAVMELHYNTDGSMLFSASTDKTVGVWDSETGERMKRLKGHTSFVNTCYPARRGPQLVCTGSDDGTVKLWDIRKKGAIHTFQNTYQVLAVTFNDTSDQILSGGIDNDIKVWDLRQNKLIYNMHGHGDSVTGLALSSEGSYLLSNSMDNTVRIWDVRPFAPKERCVKIFQGNVHNFEKNLLRCSWSSDGSKIAAGSADRFVYIWDTTSRRILYKLPGHAGSVNEVAFHPEESIVMSGSSDKRLYIGEIQ; the protein is encoded by the exons ATGATCGAGCAGAAGAAACGAGCGGCGGACATGGCGGTGGTTCCGGCCGCGGCGAAGCGGCCCAGGACGGAGCTGGTGGCGGCGGCGCAGTCCCAGCAACTCGTGGCGATG GGGCCCCCACGGAGCTCCAGCCTGCAGGCTCCCATCATGCTGATGTCTGGCCACGAGGGCGAGGTGTACTGCTGCAAGTTTCATCCCAACGGAGCCACGCTGGCTTCCTCTGGATTTGACAGACTCATAC TGATGTGGAATGTGTACGGAGATTGTGAAAATTATGCCACTCTGAAGGGCCACAGCggagcagtgatggagctgcACTACAACACAGATGGCAG CATGCTCTTCTCAGCGAGCACAGACAAGACTGTAGGTGTGTgggacagtgagacaggtgagaggatGAAGCGTCTGAAGGGCCACACCTCCTTCGTTAACACCTGCTACCCAGCCCGCCGAGGGCCCCAGCTTGTCTGCACCGGCAGCGACGACGGGACAGTGAAG CTGTGGGACATTCGTAAGAAGGGGGCGATCCACACGTTCCAGAACACCTATCAGGTGTTGGCTGTCACCTTCAACGACACCAGTGATCAGATACTGTCAGGAGGCATCGACAACGACATCAAG GTGTGGGACCTGAGGCAGAACAAGCTGATCTACAATATGCACGGCCATGGTGACTCAGTAACTGGACTCGCTCTGAGCTCGGAGGGATCGTACCTTCTCTCCAACTCCATGGACAACACAG tGCGAATTTGGGATGTCCGACCATTTGCGCCCAAGGAGAGATGTGTGAAGATCTTCCAGGGCAATGTTCACAACTTTGAGAAG AATTTGCTGAGGTGCTCCTGGTCTAGTGATGGCAGTAAGATCGCTGCAGGTTCAGCTGACAG attTGTGTATATTTGGGACACCACATCACGCAGAATCCTGTACAAGCTGCCGGGCCACGCTGGCTCCGTCAATGAAGTGGCCTTCCACCCGGAGGAGTCTATAG tGATGTCTGGCTCCAGCGATAAACGACTCTACATCGGTGAAATTCAGTAG
- the nkain1 gene encoding sodium/potassium-transporting ATPase subunit beta-1-interacting protein 1 isoform X1, whose translation MGKCDGRCTLLVICSLQLVAALQRQVFDFLGYQWAPILANFLHIMAIILGMFGTVQFRFRYLIFYAVWLVLWVGWNSFIICFYLEVGNLSQDRDFLMTFNTSLHRSWWMEHGPGCLVTPVLDSRMAPDDHHVITVSGCLLDYQYIEVLSSAIQILLALFGFVYACYVSKVFQDDEDSFDFIGGFDSYGYQPPQKSSHLQLQPLYTAG comes from the exons ATGGGGAAGTGCGACGGTAGATGCACGCTGCTGGTGATATGTTCACTACaactg GTGGCCGCCCTTCAGAGGCAGGTGTTTGATTTCCTGGGTTACCAGTGGGCTCCCATCCTGGCCAACTTCCTGCACATCATGGCCATCATCCTGGGCATGTTCGGCACCGTGCAGTTTCGCTTCAGATACCTCATCTTT TATGCAGTATGGCTCGTCCTCTGGGTGGGCTGGAACTCCTTCATCATCTGTTTCTACCTGGAGGTCGGAAATCTGTCTCAG GACAGGGACTTTCTCATGACGTTCAACACATCTCTCCATCGTTCGTGGTGGATGGAGCACGGCCCCGGTTGCCTGGTAACGCCAGTGCTAGACTCACGCATGGCCCCCGATGACCACCATGTCATCACCGTCTCCGGGTGTCTCCTTGACTACCAGTACATCGAGGTGTTGAGCTCTGCCATTCAGATCTTGTTGGCT CTCTTTGGCTTCGTGTACGCCTGCTACGTGAGCAAAGTCTTCCAGGATGACGAGGATAGCT TTGATTTCATCGGTGGCTTTGACTCTTACGGATACCAGCCTCCTCAGAAGTCCTCTCATCTGCAACTGCAGCCACTGTACAC GGCTGGTTAA
- the nkain1 gene encoding sodium/potassium-transporting ATPase subunit beta-1-interacting protein 1 isoform X2: MGKCDGRCTLLVICSLQLVAALQRQVFDFLGYQWAPILANFLHIMAIILGMFGTVQFRFRYLIFDRDFLMTFNTSLHRSWWMEHGPGCLVTPVLDSRMAPDDHHVITVSGCLLDYQYIEVLSSAIQILLALFGFVYACYVSKVFQDDEDSFDFIGGFDSYGYQPPQKSSHLQLQPLYTAG; encoded by the exons ATGGGGAAGTGCGACGGTAGATGCACGCTGCTGGTGATATGTTCACTACaactg GTGGCCGCCCTTCAGAGGCAGGTGTTTGATTTCCTGGGTTACCAGTGGGCTCCCATCCTGGCCAACTTCCTGCACATCATGGCCATCATCCTGGGCATGTTCGGCACCGTGCAGTTTCGCTTCAGATACCTCATCTTT GACAGGGACTTTCTCATGACGTTCAACACATCTCTCCATCGTTCGTGGTGGATGGAGCACGGCCCCGGTTGCCTGGTAACGCCAGTGCTAGACTCACGCATGGCCCCCGATGACCACCATGTCATCACCGTCTCCGGGTGTCTCCTTGACTACCAGTACATCGAGGTGTTGAGCTCTGCCATTCAGATCTTGTTGGCT CTCTTTGGCTTCGTGTACGCCTGCTACGTGAGCAAAGTCTTCCAGGATGACGAGGATAGCT TTGATTTCATCGGTGGCTTTGACTCTTACGGATACCAGCCTCCTCAGAAGTCCTCTCATCTGCAACTGCAGCCACTGTACAC GGCTGGTTAA